GAGCTGGCCCGATCTACGCTTTCCCCCGTCCTTCACCTCCTCTTTTCGCGCCTACTGCACCACGCGCCGCACCTCGCCCACGCCCACCGCGGCGCCGCCCCGCCGCGGGTCCGACGCACCCGCCTGGTAGCCGCTGGGCAGGATCACGATGGAGTTCTCATCCCCCTGAAAGCCCTGCCGCTCCGCCACCGCGTGCCCCATCGCGCGGAGCCGCGCCGCCGTGGCCGCCGTCAATCCGCCGCGCTCGTAGCGCAGCGTGTCCGGCAGGTGCTGGTGGTGCAGCCGCGGAGCCAGCGTCGCCGTGGCCACGTCCATCCGGAAATCCACCACGTTGCTCACCACCTGCGCCACGGAGGTGATGATGGTGGATCCGCCCGGCGTCCCCGTCACCAGCAGCACGCGCCCCGTCGGGTCCAGTACGATCGTGGGCGTCATGGCGGAAAGCATCCTCTTGCCCGGCGCGATGGCGTTCGCGCGGCCCTGGACGAGGCCGAACTGGTTGGGGATGCCCGGCTTGCTGGTGAAGTCGTCCATCTCGTTGTTGAGCAGGAAGCCGGCGCCCGCCACCGTCACCAGGTTGCCGTACAGCGAGTTGAGCGTGGTGGTCACCGCCACCGCGTTGCCGTTCGCGTCCACGATGGAGTAGTGCGTGGTGTGCTCGCCCTCGTCCGCGGCGCCCAGGCCGGGGGTGATCGCCGACGATGGCGTGGCGCGGTTGCGGTCGATGGTGCGGCGCCGCTCCGCCGCGTACGCGTCCGACGCCATCCGCGCCAGCGGCATCTGCACGAAGTCCGGATCGCCCAGGTAGCTGTTGCGGTCCGCGTACGCCCGCCGCGTCGCCTCGGCAAAGAGGTGCGCGTGCTCCGCGGACAGGTAGCCCATGCGCCGCAGGTCGTAGCCTTCCAGGATGTTCAGCAGTTCCGCCATGGTCACCCCGCCCGAGCTGGGCGGCGGCATGCTGATGACTTCGTGGCCACGGTAGCCGAAGCGGATTGGATCGCGCCACACCGCGCGGTATCGCCCCAGGTCCTCCGCCGTCATGATGCCGCCGCCGCGCCGCATCTCCTCATCCACCAGCTGCGCCGTGCGTCCCTTGTAGAAGCCGTCCGCGCCCTCCGCCGCGATGCGCCGCAGCGTGCCGGCCAGGTCCGCCTGCACCAGCCGGTCGCCCACCCGCGGCGCCGTTCCGCTGGGCAGAAAGATCGCGGTGGTGGCGGGAAAGAGGCGCAGGCGGTCTTCCATCATCCGCAGCGAGTAGGCGAGCCGCTCGTGGATGACCAGCCCCTCCGCCAGGTTGATGGCCGGCTCCAGCAGCGACGCCCAGGGCAGCGTGCCGAAGCGCCGGTGCGCCTCCCACATTCCCGCGACGGAGCCGGGAACGCCCGCCGCCTGGTGGCCGATGAGGGAGAGGCTGTCGCTGACGTTGCCGAGCGAATCCAGGAACATGTCGGCGGAGGCGGCCATCGGCGCGGTCTCGCGGAAGTCCAGCGAGGCCGTGGTGCCGTCCTTCATCCGCACGACCAGAAAGCCGCCGCCGCCGATGTTGCCGGCCTCGGGATTGACCACGGCGAGCGCGAAGTGGGTGGCGATGGCCGCGTCCACCGCGTTGCCGTTGCGGCGCAGGATCTCCGCGCCCACCTCGCTGGCCACGCGGTCGGTGCTCACCACCATGCCGCGCGCGGCCAGCACGGGGGCGATGGAGCCGCGGGGAAAGTCCCACCCCGAGGCAAAGGTGATGGTGTCCTGCGCGGACGCTTCGGCGCGGGCGGGGCCGGCGGGCCCGCAGCGGGGAAGCGCCAGCAGGGCCAGCAGCGGAAGCAGGGCGCGCGAAGGGATCATGGCTCGCATGGGGGCTGGTCGCGGGAGTGGCGGCGCGGTACGTTGCGGTCCCAAAGTACGGAAGCGGAGTTCCCCGGCAAGCGCCCGGGCGGGGCGGACGCACTCTTGCGTGGCTCCGCGGCCCCGGCGCAGCTTGGCTCCGCGCCCGTTTCTGGCACTTTCCTGAGTTTCGCGCACGCATGACTCCCAGGCCGCCGCAGGACCCCCGGCTCACCGAGCAGCGCAACCCCGCCACCGCGGAAATCGACCAGCTTTCCGCGCTGGAAATCGCCCGCATCATCAACGACGAGGACCAGAAGGTCGCCCCCGCGGTCGGCGGCCAGCTGGACGCGCTGGCCCGCGCCATCAGCATGGCCGAGGACACGTTCCGCCGCGGTGGCCGCCTGTTCTACGTGGGCGCCGGCACCAGCGGCCGCCTGGGCGTGCTGGACGCGTCGGAAATGCCCCCCACTTACGGCACCGATCCCGCCATGATCCAGGGGATCATTGCCGGCGGGTACACGGCGCTGCTGAACGCCGTGGAAGGCGCCGAGGACAGCCGCGAGGACGGCGCCGCGGAAATGGACCGCGCGGAGATCGGCCGCGACGACTTCGTCTTCGGCATCGCCGCCAGCGGGAGCACCCCGTACGTGCACGGCGCCCTCACCCGCGCCAAGCAGCGCGGGGCCAAGACGGGCTTCCTGCTCTGCACGCATCCGGAGGAGTGGATGACGGCCGTGTACGACGTCGTCATCGCCGCGCTGGTGGGCCCGGAAGTGGTCACGGGGAGCACGCGGATGAAGGCGGGGACGGCCACCAAGCTCGTCCTCAACACCATCACCACCGGCGCCATGATCCGCCTGGGCAAGGTGTACGGCAACCTGATGGTGGACCTGCGCGCCACCAACCTGAAGCTGCAGGACCGCAGCGAACGGATTCTGATGGAAACGCTGGACCTGGAACGCGACGAGGCCCGCGCGCTGCTGGACGAGGCGGGCGGCAGCGTAAAGCTGGGAATGGTGATGCACTGGACCGGCGCGGACCGCGACACCGCCGCCGCCCAACTGGCGCGCACCGGCGGCCGCATCGGCGACGTGCTGAAGGGAGAAGCGAAGTGAGCATCATGTTCGATCCCCGGACCTTTCCCGAGCGTCCGCCCAGCGAGGTGGAGTGGGAAGACATTCTCCTCCGCGTGGAGATCGCCCCGCGCGCGCTGCGCGTGGCCATCGACGACGTGGCGCCCGGGCACCCCGGCCTCGCCCCCGTGCTGCAGACCGCCGTCCTGGGCGAACGCATTCTGCACCTGCAGTTCGAGGCGCTGGCCGCGGGCGAGCCCAGCCCCGAGACGGCGGACATCGACGGCATCGGCGCGGACCCGGCGGTGCTGGCCGACGACTTCGTGCGGCTCCGGTCGCGGACGTTCGCCATGGTGCAGCGGCGCGGGCTGAACGTGTGGGAGTGGCGGGTGCGCGGCGGGCCGTTCGACGGCGCGACCTCCTATCAGCTCCTCCAGTCCACTGCGGCGGCGGACGGCGCCTGGCTCAAGGCGATCCGGTCGATGACGGGGACCCCGTGACACTGCGGGTCGTGGGGTTGATGTCCGGCACCTCGCTGGACGGCATCGACGCGGCGATCGTGGACATCGACGGCACCACGGTGGATGACGTCGCCGTGCGGACGGCGGGCTTTCTCTCCATCCCGTTCAGCGACGCGCAGCGCACGGCCAGCCACGACGCCATCGTCGCGGGGACGGCGGAGGCGCTGTGCGGGCTGCACGCGGATCTGGGCGAGTGGATGGCGGACGCGGTCCTGCGCGTCTGCGCGGAGTCCGGCGTGCCGATCGAGAGCGTGGACGCGGTCGGCTCGCACGGGCAGACGGTGTGGCACCGTCCCGCGGCGGAAGGACGGCGCGGCGCCACGCTCCAGCTGGGCGACGCGTCCACGATCGCGGAGCGGACGGGGCGGCCCGTCATCCACGACTTCCGCACGCGCGACGTGGCGGCGGGAGGACAGGGCGCGCCGCTGGTGCCCTGGGTGGACCAGCTGCTGTTCGCGCTGCCGGACCGCGCGCGGGCGCTGCAGAACCTGGGCGGCATCGGCAACGTGACGCGCGTGCCGGCAAAGGGAAGCACGGAGCCGGTCTTCGCCTTCGACACCGGGCCGGCCAACTCGCTGATCGACGCCGCGGTGGAGATCGCCACGGACGGACGGCACCGCTTTGACCGGGACGGCCGCCTCGCCGCGCGGGGGACGGTCGACGAAACCCTGCTGGCCGAGCTGCTGCGCCATCCGTACTTCGCCGCGGAGCCGCCCAAGAGCACGGGGCGCGAGGTGTTCGGCCGGCCGTTCGTGGAGCGGCTGGTGGAAGTCATCCATCCGGAAGGCGACAAGGACTGGATGGACCTGATCGCCACGCTGACGGAGCTGACCGCGCGCACGGTGGCGGACGCGTACGCGCGGTGGATCATCCCGC
This sequence is a window from Longimicrobium terrae. Protein-coding genes within it:
- the ggt gene encoding gamma-glutamyltransferase, which codes for MIPSRALLPLLALLALPRCGPAGPARAEASAQDTITFASGWDFPRGSIAPVLAARGMVVSTDRVASEVGAEILRRNGNAVDAAIATHFALAVVNPEAGNIGGGGFLVVRMKDGTTASLDFRETAPMAASADMFLDSLGNVSDSLSLIGHQAAGVPGSVAGMWEAHRRFGTLPWASLLEPAINLAEGLVIHERLAYSLRMMEDRLRLFPATTAIFLPSGTAPRVGDRLVQADLAGTLRRIAAEGADGFYKGRTAQLVDEEMRRGGGIMTAEDLGRYRAVWRDPIRFGYRGHEVISMPPPSSGGVTMAELLNILEGYDLRRMGYLSAEHAHLFAEATRRAYADRNSYLGDPDFVQMPLARMASDAYAAERRRTIDRNRATPSSAITPGLGAADEGEHTTHYSIVDANGNAVAVTTTLNSLYGNLVTVAGAGFLLNNEMDDFTSKPGIPNQFGLVQGRANAIAPGKRMLSAMTPTIVLDPTGRVLLVTGTPGGSTIITSVAQVVSNVVDFRMDVATATLAPRLHHQHLPDTLRYERGGLTAATAARLRAMGHAVAERQGFQGDENSIVILPSGYQAGASDPRRGGAAVGVGEVRRVVQ
- a CDS encoding anhydro-N-acetylmuramic acid kinase is translated as MTLRVVGLMSGTSLDGIDAAIVDIDGTTVDDVAVRTAGFLSIPFSDAQRTASHDAIVAGTAEALCGLHADLGEWMADAVLRVCAESGVPIESVDAVGSHGQTVWHRPAAEGRRGATLQLGDASTIAERTGRPVIHDFRTRDVAAGGQGAPLVPWVDQLLFALPDRARALQNLGGIGNVTRVPAKGSTEPVFAFDTGPANSLIDAAVEIATDGRHRFDRDGRLAARGTVDETLLAELLRHPYFAAEPPKSTGREVFGRPFVERLVEVIHPEGDKDWMDLIATLTELTARTVADAYARWIIPRGIDEVVLTGGGARNPTLAGRIRELLAPLPVTDGAALGVDGDAKEAVAFAVLAWAHLNRIPANVPAATGAAGPRVLGSYTPGA
- the murQ gene encoding N-acetylmuramic acid 6-phosphate etherase → MTPRPPQDPRLTEQRNPATAEIDQLSALEIARIINDEDQKVAPAVGGQLDALARAISMAEDTFRRGGRLFYVGAGTSGRLGVLDASEMPPTYGTDPAMIQGIIAGGYTALLNAVEGAEDSREDGAAEMDRAEIGRDDFVFGIAASGSTPYVHGALTRAKQRGAKTGFLLCTHPEEWMTAVYDVVIAALVGPEVVTGSTRMKAGTATKLVLNTITTGAMIRLGKVYGNLMVDLRATNLKLQDRSERILMETLDLERDEARALLDEAGGSVKLGMVMHWTGADRDTAAAQLARTGGRIGDVLKGEAK